One Diospyros lotus cultivar Yz01 chromosome 1, ASM1463336v1, whole genome shotgun sequence genomic window carries:
- the LOC127813304 gene encoding ABC transporter G family member 15-like isoform X1: MAAAMGGDGELRGGGTAYLVWEDLTVVLPNFGHGPPKRLLGGLNGYAQPARLTAIMGPSGSGKSTLLDSLSGRLSRNVVMTGDVLLNGKKRSLDYGVVAYVTQENVLLGTLTVRETITYSAHLRLPTTMSKDKIQCVVEATLEEMGLQECADRLIGNWHIRGISGGEKKRLSIALEILTRPPLLFLDEPTSGLDSASAFFVIQTIRTVARDGRTIICSIHQPSSEVFTLFDDLILLSAGECVYFGEAKMAVQFFAEAGFPCPSRRNPSDHFLRCINSDFDIVTATLKGSQRLREISSSSDPFMDLATVEIRGMLVEKYKYSEYATRARARIQELSVIQGHEIERKGGSQPGFWKQLAILTRRSSVNMSRDIGYYWLRMIIYIVVSICVGTIYFDVGTSYTAILARGACGGFISGFMTFMSIGGFPSFIEEMKVFYRERLNGHYGVALFILSNFLSSMPFLVSIAVCTGSITYYMVKFRSGFSHYVYFCCNLFLCIAVVESCMMVVASLVPNFLMGIITGAGIIGIMMMTAGFFRLLPDLPKAFWRYPVSYISYGAWALQGAYKNDLIGLEFDPLVPGDPKLKGEDVIKNMFGIPLDHSKWWDLFAVLVILISYRLAFFIVLKLKERVAPRLQLLYAKRTLRRLKKSPSLRRKPSISSKRHQHQPLHSLSAQEGLSSPVV, translated from the exons ATGGCGGCGGCAATGGGAGGCGATGGGGAGTTGAGGGGTGGAGGGACGGCGTACTTGGTGTGGGAAGATCTGACGGTGGTGCTTCCCAACTTCGGGCATGGCCCTCCCAAGCGCTTGCTCGGTGGGCTGAATGGCTATGCTCAGCCCGCCCGCCTTACGGCCATTATGGGCCCCTCTGGCTCCGGTAAATCCACCCTTCTCGATTCCCTCTCAG GCAGGCTGTCAAGAAATGTTGTGATGACTGGAGATGTTCTTCTTAACGGGAAGAAGAGAAGTCTTGATTATGGAGTAGTG GCTTATGTCACACAGGAAAACGTATTGTTGGGAACCCTCACTGTTAGGGAAACCATCACATACTCAGCCCATTTGAGGCTTCCAACCACTATGTCCAAAGACAAGATACAATGCGTGGTGGAGGCAACGCTCGAGGAGATGGGACTTCAAGAGTGTGCAGACAGGCTGATCGGGAATTGGCACATAAGAGGTATTAGTGGTGGGGAGAAGAAGAGACTCAGCATTGCTCTTGAAATTCTTACACGGCCCCCTCTCTTGTTTCTCGATGAACCCACAAGTGGCCTCGACAGTGCATCAGCCTTCTTCGTGATCCAAACCATTAGAACGGTTGCTCGTGATGGAAGAACAATCATCTGTTCAATCCATCAGCCTAGTAGTGAAGTTTTTACACTCTTTGATGACCTCATTTTACTGTCTGCGGGTGAATGTGTGTACTTCGGGGAGGCAAAGATGGCTGTACAG TTCTTTGCTGAAGCGGGGTTTCCATGTCCAAGTAGGAGAAATCCTTCTGATCACTTCTTGCGATGTATTAATTCAGACTTCGATATTGTAACAGCCACGTTGAAAGGATCACAAAGACTTCGT GAAATTAGCAGTTCTTCAGATCCTTTCATGGACTTGGCAACAGTTGAGATCAGAGGCATGCTTGTTGAGAAATACAAGTACTCAGAGTATGCCACAAGGGCTAGAGCTAGGATCCAAGAACTGTCTGTAATA CAGGGACATGAGATTGAAAGAAAAGGGGGAAGCCAACCAGGATTCTGGAAGCAACTTGCAATTTTGACGAGGAGATCTTCAGTGAATATGTCCAGAGACATAGGATATTACTGGCTACGGATGATCATCTATATAGTCGTTTCTATTTGTGTTGGCACCATCTACTTCGACGTAGGCACCAGCTACACAGCAATCTTGGCCCGGGGGGCTTGCGGTGGATTCATATCGGGTTTCATGACATTCATGTCCATTGGAGGTTTTCCATCCTTCATAGAAGAAATGAAG GTGTTTTACCGAGAAAGGCTCAATGGACATTACGGAGTTGCTCTGTTTATCCTATCAAATTTCCTCTCTTCGATGCCATTCTTGGTTTCGATCGCAGTCTGCACAGGGAGTATCACTTACTACATGGTAAAATTTCGGTCAGGATTTTCTCACTACGTCTACTTTTGCTGCAATCTTTTCCTCTGCATAGCTGTCGTGGAGAGCTGTATGATGGTCGTAGCTTCATTGGTTCCCAACTTTCTAATGGGAATTATAACAGGGGCCGGGATTATT GGAATAATGATGATGACAGCTGGGTTTTTCCGGTTGCTGCCTGATCTTCCAAAGGCGTTCTGGCGCTACCCGGTTTCATATATCAGTTACGGGGCATGGGCGCTACAG GGTGCATACAAGAACGACTTGATCGGGCTGGAGTTCGATCCCCTGGTGCCAGGTGACCCGAAACTGAAGGGCGAAGATGTCATTAAAAACATGTTCGGGATTCCTCTAGATCATTCCAAATGGTGGGACTTGTTTGCTGTGCTGGTCATCCTCATATCTTACAGACTCGCCTTCTTCATTGTCCTCAAGCTCAAGGAGAGAGTTGCGCCGCGCCTTCAGTTGCTTTACGCCAAGAGAACCCTTCGTCGTCTCAAGAAGAGCCCTTCTCTCAGGAGAAAACCGTCCATCTCTTCAAAGAGGCATCAGCATCAACCTCTCCATTCCCTGTCTGCGCAGGAAGGTCTGTCTTCTCCTGTTGTCTGA
- the LOC127813304 gene encoding ABC transporter G family member 15-like isoform X2, with the protein MAAAMGGDGELRGGGTAYLVWEDLTVVLPNFGHGPPKRLLGGLNGYAQPARLTAIMGPSGSGKSTLLDSLSGRLSRNVVMTGDVLLNGKKRSLDYGVVAYVTQENVLLGTLTVRETITYSAHLRLPTTMSKDKIQCVVEATLEEMGLQECADRLIGNWHIRGISGGEKKRLSIALEILTRPPLLFLDEPTSGLDSASAFFVIQTIRTVARDGRTIICSIHQPSSEVFTLFDDLILLSAGECVYFGEAKMAVQFFAEAGFPCPSRRNPSDHFLRCINSDFDIVTATLKGSQRLREISSSSDPFMDLATVEIRGMLVEKYKYSEYATRARARIQELSVIGHEIERKGGSQPGFWKQLAILTRRSSVNMSRDIGYYWLRMIIYIVVSICVGTIYFDVGTSYTAILARGACGGFISGFMTFMSIGGFPSFIEEMKVFYRERLNGHYGVALFILSNFLSSMPFLVSIAVCTGSITYYMVKFRSGFSHYVYFCCNLFLCIAVVESCMMVVASLVPNFLMGIITGAGIIGIMMMTAGFFRLLPDLPKAFWRYPVSYISYGAWALQGAYKNDLIGLEFDPLVPGDPKLKGEDVIKNMFGIPLDHSKWWDLFAVLVILISYRLAFFIVLKLKERVAPRLQLLYAKRTLRRLKKSPSLRRKPSISSKRHQHQPLHSLSAQEGLSSPVV; encoded by the exons ATGGCGGCGGCAATGGGAGGCGATGGGGAGTTGAGGGGTGGAGGGACGGCGTACTTGGTGTGGGAAGATCTGACGGTGGTGCTTCCCAACTTCGGGCATGGCCCTCCCAAGCGCTTGCTCGGTGGGCTGAATGGCTATGCTCAGCCCGCCCGCCTTACGGCCATTATGGGCCCCTCTGGCTCCGGTAAATCCACCCTTCTCGATTCCCTCTCAG GCAGGCTGTCAAGAAATGTTGTGATGACTGGAGATGTTCTTCTTAACGGGAAGAAGAGAAGTCTTGATTATGGAGTAGTG GCTTATGTCACACAGGAAAACGTATTGTTGGGAACCCTCACTGTTAGGGAAACCATCACATACTCAGCCCATTTGAGGCTTCCAACCACTATGTCCAAAGACAAGATACAATGCGTGGTGGAGGCAACGCTCGAGGAGATGGGACTTCAAGAGTGTGCAGACAGGCTGATCGGGAATTGGCACATAAGAGGTATTAGTGGTGGGGAGAAGAAGAGACTCAGCATTGCTCTTGAAATTCTTACACGGCCCCCTCTCTTGTTTCTCGATGAACCCACAAGTGGCCTCGACAGTGCATCAGCCTTCTTCGTGATCCAAACCATTAGAACGGTTGCTCGTGATGGAAGAACAATCATCTGTTCAATCCATCAGCCTAGTAGTGAAGTTTTTACACTCTTTGATGACCTCATTTTACTGTCTGCGGGTGAATGTGTGTACTTCGGGGAGGCAAAGATGGCTGTACAG TTCTTTGCTGAAGCGGGGTTTCCATGTCCAAGTAGGAGAAATCCTTCTGATCACTTCTTGCGATGTATTAATTCAGACTTCGATATTGTAACAGCCACGTTGAAAGGATCACAAAGACTTCGT GAAATTAGCAGTTCTTCAGATCCTTTCATGGACTTGGCAACAGTTGAGATCAGAGGCATGCTTGTTGAGAAATACAAGTACTCAGAGTATGCCACAAGGGCTAGAGCTAGGATCCAAGAACTGTCTGTAATA GGACATGAGATTGAAAGAAAAGGGGGAAGCCAACCAGGATTCTGGAAGCAACTTGCAATTTTGACGAGGAGATCTTCAGTGAATATGTCCAGAGACATAGGATATTACTGGCTACGGATGATCATCTATATAGTCGTTTCTATTTGTGTTGGCACCATCTACTTCGACGTAGGCACCAGCTACACAGCAATCTTGGCCCGGGGGGCTTGCGGTGGATTCATATCGGGTTTCATGACATTCATGTCCATTGGAGGTTTTCCATCCTTCATAGAAGAAATGAAG GTGTTTTACCGAGAAAGGCTCAATGGACATTACGGAGTTGCTCTGTTTATCCTATCAAATTTCCTCTCTTCGATGCCATTCTTGGTTTCGATCGCAGTCTGCACAGGGAGTATCACTTACTACATGGTAAAATTTCGGTCAGGATTTTCTCACTACGTCTACTTTTGCTGCAATCTTTTCCTCTGCATAGCTGTCGTGGAGAGCTGTATGATGGTCGTAGCTTCATTGGTTCCCAACTTTCTAATGGGAATTATAACAGGGGCCGGGATTATT GGAATAATGATGATGACAGCTGGGTTTTTCCGGTTGCTGCCTGATCTTCCAAAGGCGTTCTGGCGCTACCCGGTTTCATATATCAGTTACGGGGCATGGGCGCTACAG GGTGCATACAAGAACGACTTGATCGGGCTGGAGTTCGATCCCCTGGTGCCAGGTGACCCGAAACTGAAGGGCGAAGATGTCATTAAAAACATGTTCGGGATTCCTCTAGATCATTCCAAATGGTGGGACTTGTTTGCTGTGCTGGTCATCCTCATATCTTACAGACTCGCCTTCTTCATTGTCCTCAAGCTCAAGGAGAGAGTTGCGCCGCGCCTTCAGTTGCTTTACGCCAAGAGAACCCTTCGTCGTCTCAAGAAGAGCCCTTCTCTCAGGAGAAAACCGTCCATCTCTTCAAAGAGGCATCAGCATCAACCTCTCCATTCCCTGTCTGCGCAGGAAGGTCTGTCTTCTCCTGTTGTCTGA